The Ziziphus jujuba cultivar Dongzao chromosome 1, ASM3175591v1 genome segment CTGTTGCTTGAGCTGTGCTTGAATATGCTTTCTTTATGGTGTGGTTGGTATGGGAAAGTTTAATTGCTGCTTGTAAATTGGCAGGTTCATTGAATGATGATGGAGATGCTGCTGAGGATTCATCAGCACCAAACAACCTTCCTGTGGATGGTGCAGAATGGGTGGACTTGTTTGTCAGGGAGATGATGAGTGCTACCAGTCTGGATGATGCTAGAGCCCGTGCATCAAGGATACTTGAGGTTTTAGAGAAATCCATCAGTGCACATGCTGGTGCTGAGGCAGCCCAAGCTTTTCAAAAGGTGAGTTCTTGTTTCTATCTCAGGAGTGGATGGCCCCATATCAATAATGTGCTAAAATGAtgttgtattttttatgaagtTGACTAGGAGTAATACTCTATTATTTATCTTTCcagtgttttatttatttatttatttattttttaagaaaaaagctTGTGTGGTTATGGTTCCAATTGTCAGGAAAATTTGCTGCTGAAGGAGCAACTTGAAGGATTAATAAGAGAGAATACCATTCTGAAACGAGCTGTAGCTATTCAGCATGAACGTCAAAAGGAGTATGAGGACCGGAATCAGGAGATGCAACATTTGAAGCAGGTGGTGTCTCAATATCAGGAGCAGTTGAGGACGCTTGAGGTTAGAATCACAACTTACATCTTGCACATATACTTGAAGAATTACTGCATGTAACATTATTAAGTTTAGCAATTTTATGTGAATTTTACAATTGATGTTTGGTATAGACTTGTGAGAATTTTTTCTCATAGTTCCTAAGGACCTATTATAAGAAGACTAGAAATAGGACTCAATCATCGGAACAGTAATCTGCCTTTACAATTTAGTTGTTGGAGAGTGTTATACAATTGATGTTCTTGTGACAGCATCTTCTTTTTCTGTATTTTCTTAAGAACCTATTAGAGGAAGACTAGGAATTGGACTGCTATCATCAGAACATTGGCCTTTACAACTTGGTTGTTGGAAGGATTCAACTGATGTGCTTGCTAACATGTGGTTTTTGCAATTTTATATTTCTGTTGACAGCTGAACAACTATGCATTGTCGATGCATCTGAAGCAGGCTCAGCAAAGCAACTCAATCCCTGGACGTTTCCATCCTGATGTCTTCTGATGAAAGATCGACGTAGTGTTTCATAAATAGAGTCAAGCCATAAATGCTGCATTATGCAGCCAAGTTTAAATGTGTGTAGCTGTTGTAGATCGAGGCTGTTGTGTATGTCTTCAATGTTCCAAGTTAATGGTCATCCAGCGtggactttgtttttttttttttttggtacaagtTTGGATCTGCCTTAAAtttttggtttataatttatatctatttaATTTGGAATCGAGAATTTTTTACTAATGAAAAAAGGTGGTTTTTGGGAATCTAAAAAACAATTGTTCTTTTTCATCGTAAAAggttaatatataaaagatcatGTAAGCTTAAaatagatgatctatttgatAGGATGATGATGCTTTGGGTCATTTAAAAGTTTTCCCTCTATTTTGTAGATTGCTTCTTTAAAAGTcggaagatttttctttttattttaatgtcgtttttacacaatttttatatgtacaaatttCTTCTATTGCCTTACTGTATATAATGTATTGAACTGCCTTTCATTGATGATGTACGATAGGATAATACTGCGTGCATCATATAGTTTACCAACTAATAGTacataatactatatatatcatataatttacTAATGTATTTactaataatattatgtatatcatATAATTTACTAATGTATTTACTAACAATatacatgtttttattatttacccaaaaaaaaaacacttttaccaaaaaaaaaaaatatacatgttcttatttgattgatttatattaaataacatatataatttcaaaggtttatttattcatttttagattatattaatgtGTTAAGCAATTAGGGCACGTATAGTCTctgtaaatattttgataaattagataattTATGTAGAGTTTCATATTGTGATTAAAAAAGAcaatcataaaatatattcatataattcgTCATtttattttacgaaaatattcaTGTAATACCTAAAACATAACTTTTGGTGATTAGGGTTAACAAcccaaaaaattgtaaaattgttttcttctaGTAAGATTTCCAa includes the following:
- the LOC107407473 gene encoding uncharacterized protein LOC107407473, translated to MSAAVCGSKRSFFEDLPPSPPLSKRLRCSSSTSPIRFAAPSLLDQLRSVFPHMDPQLLERALEECGNDIDAAIKSLRELCLSAEGNSGPTKNPDATEEKGSLNDDGDAAEDSSAPNNLPVDGAEWVDLFVREMMSATSLDDARARASRILEVLEKSISAHAGAEAAQAFQKENLLLKEQLEGLIRENTILKRAVAIQHERQKEYEDRNQEMQHLKQVVSQYQEQLRTLELNNYALSMHLKQAQQSNSIPGRFHPDVF